A genomic region of Brachionichthys hirsutus isolate HB-005 unplaced genomic scaffold, CSIRO-AGI_Bhir_v1 contig_424, whole genome shotgun sequence contains the following coding sequences:
- the LOC137913826 gene encoding CD226 antigen-like, which produces MDAVLKDHWYLVVLIFLPFLKVAVQQKDVVTVRLEEGMVLECLCPWDGNLSMVSWTKVPQKDPVAVFHPEYGVAFSHHYRERIEFLKTTPMDGSISMSNVTHQDIGLYLCSVQTFPQGPWTRNIQVEDLDEPPEENDSAEAPTPEGIKSDTELVSEQSSNVTIGCKPKHHGTVYQVILEKMLQSQPWVIIGVCKKVEGSLVSEDYSDRGRVSCTDTVDVSLHLTDVLQEDGGLYRCTFSTDSGVQTTTVMLTVPPPGGFSLSVYTMYIYIGTGAAGLILLIAFVILAVRHSNHRRKKRHSSQRQVSITFFIASPLVLTQNSLSFSSNMKLMINKEYGN; this is translated from the exons ATGGATGCTGTACTAAAGGACCACTGGTACTTGGTGGTACTcatctttcttccttttcttaaAG TCGCTGTCCAGCAGAAAGACGTGGTTACAGTTCGTCTGGAGGAAGGGATGGTTCTGGAATGCTTGTGTCCCTGGGACGGCAACCTCAGTATGGTGTCCTGGACCAAAGTACCACAAAAGGATCCAGTGGCTGTCTTCCATCCCGAGTACGGCGTGGCCTTTTCTCACCATTACAGAGAGAGGATTGAGTTCCTGAAAACAACGCCAATGGATGGAAGTATTTCCATGAGTAATGTCACTCATCAGGATATCGGACTTTACCTCTGCTCTGTTCAGACTTTCCCACAAGGCCCCTGGACGAGGAACATCCAGGTGGAAGATTTAG ATGAGCCCCCGGAAGAGAACGACAGCGCAGAGGCCCCCACCCCAGAGGGGATCAAGTCAGACACAGAGCTGGTATCGGAACAGAGCAGCAACGTGACCATCGGCTGTAAGCCCAAGCACCACGGGACTGTTTACCAGGTTATTTTGGAGAAGATGCTTCAGAGCCAGCCTTGGGTCATTATTGGAGTGTGTAAGAAGGTGGAAGGCAGCCTGGTGAGTGAAGACTACAGTGACAGGGGAAGGGTCTCCTGTACAGACACCGTGGATGTCAGTCTGCACCTGACAGATGTGCTGCAGGAAGATGGTGGGTTGTACCGCTGTACCTTCAGCACGGACTCGGGGGTACAGACCACCACGGTGATGCTCACAGTCCCACCACCAG GTGGATTTAGCCTATCTGTGTACactatgtatatttacattggGACTGGAGCTGCTGGGCTAATTCTACTCATTGCATTTGTCATACTAGCAGTGAGACACAG TAATCATCGCAGGAAGAAACGGCATTCTTCTCAGAGACAGGTGAGCATCACATTCTTCATCGCATCTCCTTTAGTCCTTACACAGAACTCCCTGAGCTTCTCCTCAAACATGAAATTAATGATTAATAAAGAGTACGGTAACTAA